One segment of Triticum aestivum cultivar Chinese Spring chromosome 2A, IWGSC CS RefSeq v2.1, whole genome shotgun sequence DNA contains the following:
- the LOC123191843 gene encoding uncharacterized protein, which produces MARARVRHAGGEIGDDILLEVFARLPGYQDILRCAATCKRWFGLITDPAFLRQVGLWPETARRPSVLVGIFSQRSQPRTSMKPLKRKPCTPPEFLSLGAGGAHLTFNSFVHNDDGLFNLARPLASRRGFLVVRALLPGHKKLRLAVCRPLIERRDTHLLPEPPLDPSPTSLDRDTVGWALLTSADNGDDGYANSDDRRHSTFQVLLIYVDEDGLVYTCMYSSDRGVWSAPTMCGRLPSGLTRRGPRAGVVTRGGTAHWLHGDKTSFHIFSVSSATTHASLTKIPIEFHHGDPWPRPPLLCTVQDGSISFVNIREHGMLELWTKQKQQDAGKHDRGCETDWLHSQLADLGNKKINLVFFAEKRDALLVEQAGDFFTIDLTSKEKNVD; this is translated from the coding sequence ATGGCCAGGGCACGCGTACGCCACGCCGGCGGCGAAATCGGCGACGACATCCTCCTGGAAGTCTTCGCGCGCCTGCCGGGCTACCAGGACATTCTCCGGTGCGCGGCGACGTGCAAGCGATGGTTCGGCCTCATCACGGACCCGGCCTTTCTTCGGCAGGTCGGCCTCTGGCCGGAGACGGCGCGCCGCCCGTCCGTCCTCGTAGGGATATTCTCCCAGAGATCACAGCCCAGAACATCGATGAAGCCCTTGAAGAGGAAACCCTGTACCCCTCCGGAGTTCCTAAGCCTTGGGGCCGGCGGCGCGCACCTCACATTCAACTCGTTCGTCCACAACGACGATGGGCTCTTCAACCTCGCGAGGCCACTGGCGTCGCGCCGTGGTTTCCTCGTCGTGCGCGCCTTGCTGCCTGGCCATAAGAAGCTCCGTCTAGCAGTGTGCCGCCCGCTGATCGAGAGGCGGGACACGCATCTTCTCCCAGAGCCTCCCTTGGACCCAAGCCCCACGTCCCTGGATAGAGATACAGTTGGCTGGGCGCTTCTCACAAGCGCAGACAATGGCGACGACGGCTATGCAAATTCGGACGACCGGCGCCACTCTACGTTCCAAGTTCTTCTGATTTACGTCGATGAGGACGGACTTGTGTACACATGCATGTACTCCTCCGACAGGGGTGTTTGGAGCGCACCCACCATGTGTGGTCGGCTACCTTCAGGTCTCACTAGGCGTGGCCCGCGTGCTGGCGTTGTGACCCGCGGCGGCACCGCACATTGGTTGCACGGAGACAAGACAAGTTTCCACATCTTCAGCGTAAGCAGCGCCACCACACATGCCTCTTTGACCAAGATTCCAATCGAATTCCACCATGGCGATCCATGGCCGCGACCGCCATTACTATGCACTGTCCAAGATGGAAGTATCTCGTTTGTTAACATAAGAGAACATGGCATGCTAGAGCTTTGGACAAAGCAAAAACAGCAAGATGCTGGTAAACATGATCGTGGTTGTGAGACTGACTGGCTACACTCTCAGTTGGCAGATCTGGGTAACAAGAAAATAAACCTTGTCTTCTTTGCAGAGAAAAGAGACGCTTTACTTGTGGAGCAGGCTGGTGATTTCTTCACTATCGACCTCACGAGTAAGGAAAAAAATGTTGATTGA